Proteins encoded in a region of the Marmota flaviventris isolate mMarFla1 chromosome 3, mMarFla1.hap1, whole genome shotgun sequence genome:
- the LOC114108352 gene encoding taste receptor type 2 member 14-like: MVGVEQSMFSIILSVEFIMGNFGNGFIALVNCVDWVKRRKISSVDQILTALALSRIGMVWIFFLDWWVPVLYSNLWATVMIIRIIYSTYTVINHFSIWFATSLSIFYFLKIATFSNSVFLYLRWRIKIVISVTLMVSLVVLLLNIMVINLYIDICVDEYRGNLTDSSGLSRDVHFFILLSFTITVFTFIPFTVSLITFLLLIFSLWKHLKRMQHSAKGSKDTSTTAHVKALQTVIAFLLLYAIFFLSFLVQFLTSGFLNSNLIVFLTKAGGAAFPTGHSFVLILRNGKLRQASQSVLWWLRCKSQDSEPSGP, encoded by the coding sequence ATGGTTGGTGTTGAACAGAGCATGTTTTCAATTATCTTAAGTGTGGAATTCATAATGGGAAATTTCGGAAATGGATTCATAGCACTGGTGAACTGCGTGGACTGggtcaaaagaagaaagatctcttCAGTTGATCAAATCCTCACTGCTTTGGCACTCTCCAGAATTGgtatggtttggatttttttcctagaTTGGTGGGTACCTGTGCTGTATTCAAATTTATGGGCAACTGTAATGATTATCAGAATCATTTATTCTACCTATACAGTAATCAATCATTTCAGCATCTGGTTTGCTACAAGCCTCAGCATCTTTTACTTTCTCAAGATAGCCACATTTTCTAACTCTGTTTTTCTGTACTTAAGGTGGAgaattaaaatagttatttcaGTGACACTGATGGTGTCTCTAGTTGTCTTGCTTTTAAACATTATGGTTATAAATCTATACATTGATATCTGTGTTGATGAATACAGAGGAAACCTGACTGACAGCTCCGGTCTGAGTAGAGATGTacattttttcatacttttatcATTCACCATTACTGTGTTCACATTCATACCCTTCACCGTGTCCCTGATCACTTTTCTCCTGCTAATCTTCTCTCTGTGGAAACATCTGAAGAGGATGCAGCACAGTGCTAAAGGGTCCAAAGACACCAGCACCACGGCCCACGTGAAAGCCTTGCAAACTGTGATCGCCTTCCTGCTACTATATGccattttctttctgtcctttcttGTTCAGTTTTTGACCTCTGGGTTCCTGAACAGTAATCTGATTGTGTTTTTGACTAAGGCTGGTGGGGCAGCTTTCCCTACAGGCCACTCATTTGTCCTGATTCTAAGGaatgggaagctgagacaggccTCTCAGTCAGTGCTGTGGTGGCTGAGATGCAAGTCCCAAGATTCTGAGCCATCAGGTCCATAG